From Sphingobium sp. RAC03, a single genomic window includes:
- a CDS encoding ABC transporter ATP-binding protein produces the protein MSLTATGQRIILSDVHLSYGSQPVLRGLSLHVDAGEIYALLGGNGAGKSTTMSALLGFARPDSGTVLVAGHDPIAQADKAREQIAYVPENVALYEHLTARENAAYLLALAGRHPAPQDIDGAFEATGLQTSAWDKRMGGFSKGMRQKVAIAIALLRAVPVLLLDEPSSGLDPRATADFNRLVHDVARRGAAVLMVTHDLLSAADIADRIGFLESGRIVDEASAQGADRFNVRDLHRKFAREAVTA, from the coding sequence ATGTCCCTGACCGCCACCGGCCAGCGCATCATCTTGTCCGACGTCCACCTATCCTATGGCAGCCAGCCCGTGCTGCGCGGCCTGAGCCTGCATGTCGATGCAGGCGAAATCTACGCGCTTCTGGGCGGCAATGGTGCGGGCAAATCGACGACCATGTCAGCCCTGTTGGGCTTTGCCCGGCCAGATAGCGGCACTGTCCTTGTGGCCGGGCATGATCCGATCGCACAGGCCGACAAGGCGCGTGAACAAATCGCTTATGTGCCGGAAAATGTCGCCCTCTACGAACATCTGACCGCGCGCGAGAATGCCGCCTATCTGCTCGCTTTGGCGGGTCGCCACCCCGCCCCGCAGGATATTGATGGCGCGTTCGAGGCCACCGGCCTGCAGACATCGGCCTGGGACAAGCGGATGGGCGGCTTTTCCAAAGGGATGCGGCAGAAAGTGGCGATTGCCATCGCCCTGCTGCGCGCCGTGCCGGTGCTGCTGCTCGACGAGCCGTCATCGGGCCTTGATCCGCGCGCAACCGCCGATTTCAACAGGCTGGTCCACGACGTGGCGCGCAGGGGCGCGGCGGTGCTGATGGTCACCCACGACCTGCTGTCCGCCGCCGACATTGCCGATCGCATCGGCTTCTTGGAATCGGGCCGCATCGTAGACGAGGCATCTGCGCAAGGCGCGGATCGCTTCAACGTGCGCGACCTGCATCGCAAATTTGCGCGGGAGGCCGTCACCGCATGA
- a CDS encoding ABC transporter permease: MNAITLIARDELRLMRRNRVTVIAFALLTLLTLAAALISWSHQTGIAETRARFQAQAAQEFTAQPDRHPHRMVHFGNFIFRPLPPLAAFDPGVDAFTGNSMFLEGHRQNSANFGDVRQSSLLVRFGQLTPAFVLQVIAPLLLVFLGYGAVARERERGTLRQMLVQGVSARALLLGKLLALAIVAALVGLPALAAFLLIAGQPGALAGPMAVMVLGYGAYLALWSIIVILVSALVRRGRDALLALLALWTVLVILLPRVAPDIAAQTHMLPTRLETDIAIQQDLHRLGDAHNPDDPFFTAFRQKVLRHYGVDRVEDLPVNYNGLLAVEGEKLTSRLFDDYARRSFTVQQAQSRLTDGFGIISPAIALRRLSMAAAGTDLEGHRRFLAQAEAYRYAMVQQLNQLQADTVRYADDKAKDAGADQRKRISADHWQAIPQFRFKPATTGDLVKASLPGLGLLLAWLAFALLALLPVARILQKARA, translated from the coding sequence ATGAACGCCATCACCCTGATCGCCCGCGACGAATTGCGATTGATGCGGCGCAATCGCGTCACCGTCATAGCCTTCGCGCTGCTCACCCTCCTCACGCTCGCCGCCGCCCTCATCAGCTGGTCCCATCAGACCGGCATCGCCGAAACCCGCGCTCGGTTCCAGGCGCAGGCGGCGCAGGAATTTACGGCGCAGCCCGACCGGCATCCCCATCGCATGGTTCATTTCGGCAACTTCATCTTTCGCCCCCTGCCGCCGCTCGCGGCCTTCGATCCGGGCGTCGATGCCTTCACCGGCAACAGCATGTTTCTGGAAGGCCATCGGCAGAACAGCGCCAATTTCGGCGATGTCCGCCAATCATCGCTGCTGGTGCGCTTCGGCCAGCTGACACCGGCCTTCGTCCTGCAAGTGATCGCCCCATTGTTGCTGGTTTTCCTCGGCTATGGGGCAGTCGCGCGGGAACGGGAACGCGGCACGCTGCGCCAGATGCTCGTCCAGGGGGTTTCCGCGCGCGCGCTGCTGCTGGGCAAGTTGCTGGCGCTTGCCATAGTCGCTGCGCTGGTCGGGCTTCCCGCGCTGGCCGCCTTTCTGCTGATCGCGGGACAGCCGGGCGCGCTGGCCGGGCCGATGGCCGTCATGGTGCTGGGCTATGGTGCCTATCTGGCGCTTTGGTCGATCATCGTCATCCTGGTGTCCGCGCTGGTGCGGCGCGGGCGCGACGCGCTGCTTGCGCTGCTCGCGCTCTGGACGGTGCTTGTCATCCTGCTCCCGCGCGTTGCGCCCGACATTGCGGCGCAAACCCACATGCTTCCCACCCGGCTCGAAACCGACATTGCGATCCAGCAGGATCTGCATCGTCTCGGCGACGCACATAATCCCGACGATCCCTTCTTCACCGCCTTCAGGCAAAAGGTGCTGCGCCACTATGGCGTCGACAGGGTCGAGGATCTGCCGGTCAATTATAACGGCCTGCTCGCGGTCGAAGGCGAGAAGCTGACATCGCGCCTGTTCGACGATTATGCCAGGCGCAGCTTCACCGTCCAGCAGGCGCAGAGCCGACTGACCGACGGTTTTGGCATCATCAGTCCAGCCATCGCCCTGCGCCGACTGTCGATGGCTGCGGCAGGCACCGACCTGGAAGGCCATCGCCGGTTCCTGGCTCAGGCCGAAGCCTATCGTTACGCCATGGTCCAGCAGCTAAACCAGTTGCAGGCCGACACCGTCCGCTATGCCGATGACAAGGCCAAGGATGCCGGTGCCGATCAGCGCAAGCGCATCTCCGCCGACCATTGGCAAGCGATCCCGCAATTCCGCTTCAAACCGGCGACCACGGGCGATCTGGTCAAAGCCAGCCTGCCTGGCCTTGGCCTGTTGCTCGCCTGGCTGGCGTTCGCGCTGCTGGCGTTGCTGCCCGTTGCCCGCATTCTTCAGAAAGCTCGTGCATGA